A window from Photobacterium sp. DA100 encodes these proteins:
- the phrB gene encoding deoxyribodipyrimidine photo-lyase, with protein sequence MSQHKHIGLVWFRADLRVVDNTALFIAAEQCDQLIALYVSTPMQWHEHHVAPIQVDLLRRRLPILQQQLEALGIPLIFKEVADFEQIPQTLLEVSSKHGVSHVFCNKQYEWNELQRDDKTGHRLAQEQVKFSVFDDSCVIAPGKVQTQKGEAFKVFTPFRREWLKQFRALSPTPLPIPEPVENPVVVDEPGQITVTYPSSDSMAWPVEEETIRQRLVTFCYEKVEDYHQQRDIPAIDGTSCLSPYLALGMLSPRQCIAVLMAVSPMCLDAPESGAFSWLNEIIWREFYRHLLVAYPDLCRGQPFQSWTQNVQWQQSSELLSAWQHGLTGFPIVDAAMRQLNQTGWMHNRLRMITASFLTKDLLIHWQAGEQWFMSKLIDGDFASNNGGWQWAASTGTDAQPYFRVFNPTTQGERFDPKGEFIRTWLHELKDVPDKYIHQPHLWPGSEQIHYPKPIVDHKQARLLAISSFKIAKEAQ encoded by the coding sequence ATGAGTCAGCATAAACATATTGGCCTGGTTTGGTTCCGCGCTGACTTGCGTGTGGTGGATAACACCGCTTTGTTTATTGCGGCAGAGCAATGTGATCAGCTTATAGCCTTGTATGTATCCACGCCGATGCAGTGGCATGAACATCATGTTGCCCCGATACAGGTGGATTTGCTTCGTCGCCGACTGCCAATTTTGCAGCAGCAACTGGAAGCGCTTGGTATCCCACTTATTTTCAAGGAAGTCGCTGATTTTGAGCAGATCCCACAAACCTTGCTTGAGGTATCGAGCAAGCATGGTGTCTCGCATGTTTTTTGCAACAAGCAATACGAATGGAACGAGCTCCAGCGCGATGACAAGACGGGCCATCGCCTAGCCCAAGAGCAGGTCAAGTTTAGTGTATTTGACGATAGTTGTGTGATTGCACCTGGCAAGGTGCAAACGCAAAAAGGCGAGGCATTTAAGGTCTTTACGCCTTTCAGAAGAGAATGGCTAAAACAGTTCCGGGCATTATCGCCAACACCGCTGCCTATTCCAGAGCCGGTTGAAAATCCGGTGGTTGTTGATGAACCTGGCCAAATCACGGTGACCTATCCATCTTCAGACAGTATGGCATGGCCGGTCGAGGAAGAGACCATTCGCCAGCGTCTAGTGACATTTTGCTATGAAAAAGTCGAAGACTATCATCAACAGCGAGATATCCCTGCCATAGACGGGACAAGTTGCCTGTCTCCTTATCTGGCTCTGGGGATGTTGTCCCCGCGCCAGTGCATAGCGGTACTGATGGCGGTGAGCCCAATGTGTTTGGATGCGCCTGAAAGTGGGGCATTTAGTTGGTTAAATGAAATCATCTGGCGTGAATTCTACCGTCACCTTCTGGTGGCATACCCTGATTTGTGCCGCGGCCAACCTTTTCAGTCCTGGACCCAAAATGTGCAGTGGCAGCAATCAAGCGAGTTGTTGTCAGCCTGGCAGCACGGGCTAACGGGCTTTCCGATTGTGGATGCCGCAATGCGTCAGCTGAACCAAACAGGCTGGATGCACAATCGGCTGCGGATGATCACTGCCAGTTTCCTCACTAAGGATCTGCTAATTCATTGGCAAGCCGGGGAGCAGTGGTTTATGTCAAAGCTAATCGATGGTGATTTTGCATCCAATAACGGTGGATGGCAGTGGGCCGCTTCGACCGGGACAGACGCACAGCCATACTTTAGGGTGTTTAATCCCACGACCCAAGGAGAACGTTTTGATCCAAAAGGAGAATTTATTCGTACTTGGTTGCATGAGTTAAAGGACGTGCCGGACAAATATATTCACCAGCCACACCTTTGGCCAGGTAGCGAGCAGATTCATTACCCCAAACCCATTGTTGACCACAAACAGGCAAGGCTGTTGGCAATTAGCTCATTCAAAATTGCCAAAGAAGCTCAATAG
- a CDS encoding nuclear transport factor 2 family protein translates to MDEQTSELTDKFVAIYQHLDKQDLSGLEEIYHHDVVFEDPAHRVEGYRQLLEYFSRLFDAVEYCSFNITEQLCCGDTAYVQWTMTFQHPKLQSGKKRLVNGCSRLVFAEGKVIYHRDYFDMGEMIYEGIPLLGPIVRQIKARL, encoded by the coding sequence ATGGATGAGCAAACCTCAGAACTAACGGATAAGTTTGTTGCAATCTATCAGCACCTCGATAAGCAAGATTTGTCGGGGCTGGAAGAGATCTACCATCACGATGTCGTATTCGAAGATCCGGCCCACCGAGTGGAAGGCTACCGGCAGCTTCTTGAATATTTTTCCCGGCTGTTTGACGCTGTCGAGTACTGCAGCTTCAACATTACTGAACAGCTCTGTTGTGGCGACACTGCGTATGTGCAATGGACAATGACGTTCCAACACCCAAAGCTCCAGTCCGGCAAGAAACGTCTGGTTAATGGCTGCTCACGCTTAGTCTTTGCCGAAGGGAAAGTGATTTACCATCGGGACTACTTCGATATGGGCGAGATGATTTATGAAGGCATCCCGCTGTTAGGGCCAATCGTTCGGCAGATAAAAGCGAGGCTGTAA
- a CDS encoding SDR family NAD(P)-dependent oxidoreductase, protein MMTNTKQVLITGASSGIGQQLAIDYAREGWSVLGCGQNQERLQALSDTSDKITAISFDITNYGDVNQKLGGLTNAPDLIILNAGTCEYIEHGQIDVALFRRVYDVNIFGMLNCIEALQSSFNKNTHLVIMGSTASYIPLPRAEAYGSSKAAVAYIAHTLAIDLASKGVTVSLVSPGFVKTPLTDKNDFAMPMIVTPEFASEKIRAGIAAGKKEIHFPTRFSFILKCISLLPIRMQLAAVKRMTGRTA, encoded by the coding sequence ATGATGACCAACACAAAACAAGTTCTTATAACGGGTGCAAGTTCGGGAATCGGCCAGCAGCTTGCGATTGATTATGCGAGGGAGGGGTGGTCGGTACTTGGCTGCGGTCAAAATCAAGAACGGCTACAGGCGTTGTCTGATACTAGCGATAAGATCACCGCTATCAGCTTCGACATCACTAATTATGGCGATGTTAACCAAAAGCTGGGTGGGTTAACGAACGCACCAGATCTGATCATACTCAATGCCGGGACCTGTGAATATATTGAGCATGGCCAGATTGATGTGGCGTTGTTTCGCCGCGTATATGACGTTAATATTTTCGGCATGCTCAATTGCATTGAAGCTTTGCAGTCATCGTTTAATAAAAATACCCACCTCGTGATTATGGGATCTACAGCTTCCTATATTCCTCTCCCCCGGGCAGAAGCATACGGCTCATCCAAGGCGGCAGTAGCGTATATTGCCCACACGCTGGCTATAGATTTGGCAAGTAAAGGTGTCACGGTCAGCTTAGTGAGTCCGGGATTTGTTAAAACGCCATTGACCGACAAAAATGATTTTGCCATGCCGATGATAGTCACGCCGGAATTCGCGTCGGAAAAAATTCGAGCCGGTATTGCGGCAGGCAAAAAAGAAATTCATTTTCCTACTAGATTCAGCTTTATTCTGAAGTGTATTTCATTGCTACCGATTCGGATGCAATTGGCCGCCGTAAAACGTATGACAGGAAGAACTGCATGA
- a CDS encoding NAD(P)/FAD-dependent oxidoreductase, with amino-acid sequence MKIAIIGSGISGLTCAHYLHEQHDITLYEANDYIGGHTATVDVEVASGKYAIDTGFIVFNDRTYPNFEKLLAEIGVTGQPTEMSFSVHNTLNGLEYNGHNLLSMFAQKRNWLNPKFYRFIYDILRFNRVARDVDISSAHSYAHTQTLGDFLNQYQFNRYFCENYILPMGAAIWSSTLADMRQFPLAFFVRFFRNHGLLEVTNRPQWYVIPGGSREYVKQLVAPFVHKIRLSTPVTSVKRTHGKAVVTANGVSEIYDHVIFASHSDQALNLLTDANETEQAVLGALGYQKNDVVLHTDNFLLPKRKAAWAAWNYFLGNNDEGQWENKQTTLTYNMNILQGITAPETFCVTLNQNEQIAPEKILRKFVYAHPVFTKQSIQAQQCRDKINGVESTWYCGAYWYNGFHEDGVRSALDVVKAIQRQTPVRHPHRQGFAEGSQAVSEIAARRGGA; translated from the coding sequence ATGAAGATAGCAATTATTGGCAGCGGTATCTCTGGTTTGACATGTGCTCATTACTTGCACGAGCAACATGACATTACCCTTTATGAGGCGAATGATTATATTGGTGGCCATACCGCAACGGTTGATGTCGAGGTGGCTAGCGGTAAGTATGCCATCGACACAGGCTTCATTGTATTCAATGACCGAACATACCCAAACTTTGAAAAGTTGCTGGCTGAAATTGGGGTCACCGGTCAGCCAACCGAGATGAGTTTCAGTGTCCACAACACACTTAATGGCTTGGAGTATAACGGGCACAATCTCTTGTCTATGTTTGCCCAAAAGCGAAATTGGTTGAACCCTAAATTTTACCGTTTCATCTATGATATTTTGCGGTTTAACCGGGTGGCGAGAGACGTCGATATTAGCTCGGCTCATAGTTATGCCCACACTCAAACGCTAGGTGATTTTCTCAACCAATATCAATTTAATCGCTATTTCTGCGAGAATTACATCCTGCCAATGGGGGCTGCGATTTGGTCGTCGACGTTGGCCGATATGCGCCAATTCCCCCTGGCTTTTTTTGTCCGTTTTTTCCGTAACCATGGGTTGCTTGAGGTTACTAATCGTCCACAGTGGTATGTCATACCGGGCGGTTCAAGGGAGTACGTCAAACAGCTCGTCGCTCCATTTGTACATAAAATCCGGCTTTCAACCCCTGTCACCTCGGTCAAGCGCACTCACGGTAAGGCGGTCGTCACGGCAAATGGCGTCAGCGAGATTTATGACCATGTTATTTTTGCCAGTCACAGTGACCAGGCCCTGAATTTGCTTACCGATGCCAACGAAACCGAGCAGGCCGTACTGGGGGCTCTCGGTTATCAGAAAAATGATGTGGTGTTACATACAGATAATTTCTTATTGCCCAAGCGCAAGGCGGCTTGGGCGGCATGGAACTATTTTTTGGGTAATAACGATGAGGGGCAGTGGGAAAACAAGCAAACGACTTTAACCTACAACATGAACATTCTGCAGGGCATTACTGCTCCGGAAACCTTTTGTGTCACACTGAACCAGAATGAGCAAATCGCACCCGAGAAGATACTACGAAAATTTGTCTATGCCCATCCGGTGTTCACCAAGCAAAGCATTCAGGCTCAGCAATGCCGGGATAAAATCAATGGCGTGGAGAGTACGTGGTATTGCGGTGCATACTGGTACAACGGATTTCATGAAGACGGCGTACGCAGTGCCCTTGATGTAGTAAAAGCCATTCAGCGCCAGACTCCTGTTAGGCATCCCCATCGACAGGGTTTTGCTGAGGGCTCTCAAGCCGTGTCAGAGATAGCGGCCCGGAGAGGGGGTGCCTGA
- a CDS encoding DUF1365 domain-containing protein — translation MRSGLFSGVIRHRRFSPVSHQFQYPMFMPLIDLDELGQLERQVFGFGCQWYQFARFKVSDYLRGAEQVNQSAKAGIAEQGVALKSAVLAKLEQLTNEPVSGNVLLLCQLRYAGIYFSPLNLYYVYDEEGQWRWVLAEVSNTPWNERHYYALPASEQWLQRQWLEEKSFHVSPFNPMSQRYYWKLRAPSSRLLLHLDIHDSRTDLKVLDATMSLKRAPMTTSTLWQHIYQTPVQTVKVVWGIYWQALRLWLKKVPFYSHPDSNQSPVAAKETEHFPPPSNNKESKP, via the coding sequence ATGCGCAGCGGCCTATTTTCTGGAGTTATCAGGCATCGTCGGTTTTCACCGGTTTCCCACCAATTTCAGTATCCGATGTTTATGCCGCTTATAGATTTAGATGAGCTCGGGCAGCTTGAGCGGCAGGTGTTTGGTTTCGGCTGCCAGTGGTACCAGTTTGCCCGGTTCAAGGTATCGGATTACCTCAGAGGGGCTGAGCAGGTGAATCAGTCCGCCAAGGCTGGAATTGCCGAACAGGGAGTGGCATTGAAATCCGCGGTGCTTGCCAAGCTTGAGCAGCTGACCAATGAGCCAGTCAGCGGCAATGTTTTGCTGCTATGCCAGTTGCGGTATGCCGGTATTTATTTCAGTCCGTTGAATTTGTATTACGTGTATGACGAAGAAGGGCAATGGCGCTGGGTCCTCGCCGAGGTCAGTAATACTCCTTGGAATGAAAGGCATTACTACGCCTTACCCGCCAGCGAACAGTGGCTGCAGCGGCAGTGGCTGGAAGAAAAATCTTTTCATGTATCCCCATTCAATCCGATGAGCCAACGATATTACTGGAAACTAAGAGCACCGTCGTCAAGGTTACTGCTTCATTTGGATATTCATGACAGTCGGACAGACCTAAAGGTATTGGATGCGACAATGTCGCTCAAGCGGGCTCCAATGACGACGTCAACCCTGTGGCAGCACATCTATCAAACACCAGTTCAAACGGTGAAAGTCGTTTGGGGGATTTATTGGCAAGCATTGAGGCTTTGGCTCAAGAAGGTGCCATTTTATTCCCACCCGGATAGCAATCAATCTCCAGTAGCTGCGAAGGAAACCGAGCATTTTCCTCCACCATCAAATAATAAGGAGTCGAAGCCATGA
- a CDS encoding cyclopropane-fatty-acyl-phospholipid synthase family protein: MISSEVSRGSLALSGTDRVARKIVTTVLQQLTGCGLTVSEVHGETFQFGDKCSGLQAQLLVKHQGFYKRLLDGGSIAAGEAYMDGWWDSPDLTKVVQVLARNLPILDKIEAKVGWLTAFKNKWLHYTRRNNKQASKRNILAHYDLGNDFYRTFLDENMLYSAAIYGSEETSLSQAQFNKMDRLCQMLELKPTDHLLEIGTGWGALAIHAAKYYGCQVTTTTISDAQHKWARERIHEQGLEGKITLLLEDYRDLTGKYDKIVSVEMIEAVGKEYLTTYIKQCQSLLKEEGLLAIQAITIADQRFDSYSKGVDFIQKYIFPGGFLPSVTVLSQHLTQHTDFVIRDLKDIGMDYARTLSDWHKEFNNNIDHYLQQGFDEQFIRMWRYYLCYCEGGFLERSISTVQLVASRGGWR; this comes from the coding sequence ATGATAAGTAGCGAAGTTAGCCGGGGATCATTGGCACTGTCAGGAACAGATCGTGTAGCGAGGAAAATCGTAACCACTGTTTTACAGCAGCTCACAGGCTGTGGACTGACGGTGTCAGAGGTACATGGTGAAACATTCCAATTTGGTGACAAGTGCAGCGGGTTGCAAGCTCAGTTGCTGGTTAAGCATCAGGGGTTCTACAAACGGTTATTGGATGGCGGCAGCATAGCGGCCGGAGAAGCGTATATGGACGGTTGGTGGGACTCGCCTGATTTAACAAAAGTTGTCCAGGTGCTGGCCAGAAATCTTCCTATCCTAGATAAAATTGAAGCGAAGGTCGGTTGGTTAACTGCTTTTAAGAACAAGTGGCTCCACTACACGAGACGCAACAACAAGCAGGCTTCAAAGAGAAATATCTTGGCTCATTATGATCTTGGCAATGATTTCTATCGTACCTTCCTAGACGAAAACATGCTTTATTCGGCTGCAATCTACGGCAGTGAAGAGACCAGTTTATCCCAGGCACAATTTAACAAGATGGATCGTTTGTGCCAAATGCTGGAACTCAAGCCGACAGATCACCTGTTAGAAATTGGAACCGGTTGGGGAGCATTGGCCATTCATGCTGCCAAATACTATGGATGCCAGGTTACAACAACAACGATTTCAGATGCCCAGCATAAATGGGCCAGAGAACGTATCCATGAACAGGGGCTTGAAGGAAAGATTACGCTCTTGTTGGAAGATTACCGAGATTTAACCGGCAAATACGACAAAATCGTGTCGGTTGAAATGATAGAAGCTGTTGGCAAGGAGTACCTGACGACATATATCAAGCAATGTCAGTCGCTGCTCAAAGAAGAAGGCCTACTGGCGATACAAGCTATAACCATTGCGGATCAGCGATTCGATAGTTACAGCAAAGGTGTTGATTTCATACAAAAATATATTTTTCCAGGTGGCTTCTTGCCGTCGGTGACAGTACTTTCTCAACACCTTACCCAGCATACCGACTTTGTTATCCGTGATCTCAAAGATATCGGTATGGATTATGCGAGAACCTTGTCAGATTGGCACAAGGAGTTCAACAACAACATAGATCATTACCTACAGCAGGGTTTTGACGAGCAGTTCATCAGGATGTGGCGCTACTACTTATGCTACTGCGAGGGTGGTTTTCTAGAGCGCAGTATCAGTACTGTACAGCTTGTTGCCAGCCGAGGTGGATGGCGATGA
- a CDS encoding DUF2878 domain-containing protein: MMSGYKLILAGLLFNVYWLIAVLGQQAYVWLLVLSFLACWWIFPKVGRYAFLIAGAGVLMDGILSASNVLAFPSALLPFWLVMLWLGFGCFVWFMRDLVKQHPIHLISLIGGVGGALSYFAGYRLQAVEWPLGAGLTLVILFASWVFFSLLLARMLQRSASCSA; encoded by the coding sequence ATGATGTCTGGTTATAAGCTTATTCTGGCAGGCCTTTTGTTCAATGTTTATTGGCTTATTGCGGTGTTAGGGCAGCAAGCCTATGTGTGGTTGCTTGTTCTCTCCTTTCTTGCTTGTTGGTGGATCTTCCCCAAGGTTGGACGGTACGCCTTTCTAATTGCGGGGGCGGGTGTGTTGATGGACGGGATCCTCAGTGCGTCCAACGTTCTGGCTTTTCCGAGTGCATTGCTGCCTTTTTGGCTGGTGATGCTGTGGTTGGGTTTTGGGTGTTTCGTGTGGTTTATGAGGGATCTGGTCAAGCAACATCCGATACATCTGATCAGCTTGATCGGGGGAGTCGGTGGTGCTTTGAGTTATTTTGCCGGATACCGTTTGCAAGCTGTTGAATGGCCGCTGGGGGCTGGTTTAACATTGGTTATTCTCTTTGCTAGTTGGGTGTTTTTCTCACTATTACTTGCGCGGATGTTACAGCGCAGTGCGTCTTGTTCGGCTTAA
- a CDS encoding chalcone isomerase family protein: MKQLLPISSYQILLAAILCLFTVHAGASTPWQVWPSVGEARLTWGPWVIYDSQLRSPDGVYQGEGDNLALVIRYHRNIDSEDLIEATNDQWRHLGVSATKRERWSQRLEQIWPDVKKGDRLIFVFNDKQGAFFQDNYQIGVLQDAEMSQTFLQIWLSPNTAYPDIRNQLIGKR, encoded by the coding sequence ATGAAACAGTTATTACCCATATCGAGTTATCAAATATTGTTAGCTGCAATACTGTGCTTGTTCACTGTCCACGCCGGGGCCTCGACACCCTGGCAGGTGTGGCCATCTGTCGGAGAGGCTAGGTTAACATGGGGACCGTGGGTTATTTATGATTCGCAACTGCGCTCTCCAGATGGCGTATATCAGGGCGAGGGGGACAATCTTGCGTTGGTTATTCGATACCACCGTAATATCGACAGTGAAGATCTCATTGAAGCAACCAATGATCAGTGGCGGCACCTAGGGGTAAGTGCGACCAAGCGTGAGCGTTGGAGTCAACGTTTAGAGCAAATCTGGCCTGATGTTAAAAAAGGCGATCGATTGATTTTTGTCTTTAACGACAAACAGGGGGCTTTTTTTCAAGACAATTATCAAATAGGAGTGTTGCAAGATGCAGAGATGTCTCAAACTTTTTTGCAGATATGGCTATCGCCAAACACGGCATACCCAGATATTCGCAATCAGTTAATAGGTAAACGCTAA
- a CDS encoding DUF3833 domain-containing protein, translated as MLLVMEFKRRAWQYGWLIMCLLGLLGCSAAIKDYQNTRPVFNLFRYFDGNVAAWGMLQDRSGKQTRRFTVDIKGTVDDNTLTLEEDFVFDNGEKQRRVWVITQQPDGTYTGRADDVVGEAKGIALGNTLHWQYVLRIPVDGTSYDITFNDWMHLQDEKHLFNTAKMTKWGFTVGTVTLFFEKQQ; from the coding sequence ATGTTGCTAGTTATGGAGTTCAAAAGAAGAGCTTGGCAATACGGGTGGCTGATCATGTGTCTGTTAGGCTTGTTGGGTTGTAGCGCGGCAATTAAAGATTACCAAAACACCAGACCTGTATTTAACCTGTTCAGATACTTTGACGGCAATGTTGCCGCATGGGGAATGCTGCAAGATCGGAGCGGCAAACAAACCAGGCGTTTTACGGTTGATATCAAAGGCACCGTGGACGATAACACTCTTACTCTAGAGGAGGATTTTGTCTTTGATAATGGTGAAAAGCAGCGTCGTGTCTGGGTGATCACACAGCAACCTGATGGTACTTACACCGGCCGCGCTGATGATGTTGTCGGTGAAGCCAAAGGTATCGCCCTGGGTAATACCCTACATTGGCAATATGTATTGCGAATACCGGTGGATGGAACCTCCTACGACATTACTTTTAACGACTGGATGCACTTGCAAGACGAAAAGCACCTGTTTAATACCGCAAAGATGACCAAGTGGGGCTTTACTGTCGGTACAGTAACGTTGTTTTTCGAAAAGCAGCAGTGA
- a CDS encoding ATP-dependent endonuclease produces the protein MQLKRIEISGFRGIKRLSLSFDELTVLIGENAWGKSSLLDALDIALSPDAKFHTFHFDDFHVDYSAGHAKMNHLNIVLHWHEDYPGEHKARRYKAFSSVWVKGQDQCKALYYQITSSVDDDKITTHRRFLNKHGDPIPCDDSNKLAKQLMVLHPIVRIRDARRLREYRPSIETNKNGSNGNGHSNGNGAERRNDESVRIQRRLDNTCRRLMTKPGHVSQAEIKSSVNALRALVDHYFAFTPHYRNQHFDRAHFPERAQYAINPLEQLTEPETTKQSRLVLMGLLNAFIRARGPVELKRISRPIMILEDPEGRLHPTILHQAWTFISKMPMQKILTTNSPDLCSVVPLECVQKLIRQPSKTQVYSILNHKLSRDEERRVTFHLRVHRPSALFARAWLLVEGETEVWLFNELARICGYNLAAEGVQIIEFAQSGLKPLIKVARHFGIEWHMIADGDMAGKKYADTVRNILGNEAERHRLTILPKRDIEHFLFFNGFEPLFRDLANVPIESPVTPKKIIQRALKRHAKPDVALAMINFIEQENIDNIPILLRWILKRIVAMSRGQS, from the coding sequence ATGCAGCTAAAACGCATCGAGATATCCGGTTTCAGGGGCATCAAGCGGTTGTCCTTATCTTTTGACGAGCTTACTGTCCTTATTGGTGAAAATGCTTGGGGTAAGTCCTCATTACTCGATGCTCTCGATATCGCCTTGTCCCCTGACGCCAAATTCCACACATTCCATTTTGATGACTTTCATGTCGACTACAGCGCCGGGCATGCAAAAATGAATCATCTCAACATTGTTCTCCATTGGCACGAAGACTACCCCGGAGAACATAAAGCCCGGCGTTACAAAGCATTTTCATCCGTCTGGGTCAAAGGCCAAGACCAATGTAAAGCCTTGTACTACCAGATCACCAGCAGTGTTGACGATGATAAAATTACTACCCACCGACGGTTTCTCAACAAGCATGGTGATCCCATCCCCTGCGACGACAGTAATAAGCTCGCCAAGCAACTGATGGTATTACACCCGATTGTCAGAATACGAGATGCTAGACGGCTGCGTGAATACCGGCCAAGCATTGAGACAAATAAAAACGGGAGCAATGGCAACGGTCATAGTAACGGCAATGGCGCCGAACGACGTAATGATGAAAGTGTTAGAATCCAGCGGCGATTAGACAACACTTGCCGGCGTCTAATGACCAAGCCAGGCCATGTGAGCCAAGCCGAGATAAAAAGTAGCGTTAATGCGTTACGGGCGCTGGTCGATCACTACTTTGCTTTTACCCCTCATTATCGCAACCAGCATTTTGATCGAGCCCATTTCCCAGAGCGTGCGCAATACGCTATTAACCCGCTGGAGCAATTAACAGAACCGGAAACAACCAAACAAAGCCGGCTAGTGCTAATGGGGCTACTCAATGCATTCATAAGAGCCAGAGGCCCTGTCGAACTGAAACGGATTTCTCGACCAATCATGATCTTAGAAGATCCCGAAGGCCGTTTACACCCGACGATCCTGCATCAGGCTTGGACATTTATCAGCAAAATGCCGATGCAAAAAATTTTGACCACGAATAGTCCGGATCTCTGCTCTGTCGTACCGCTAGAATGCGTCCAAAAGCTGATCAGGCAACCTAGTAAAACCCAAGTCTACTCGATCCTCAACCACAAACTGAGTCGAGACGAAGAGCGACGGGTAACTTTCCATCTCAGGGTGCACCGCCCCAGTGCGCTCTTTGCCAGAGCCTGGCTATTGGTCGAAGGCGAAACGGAAGTCTGGCTCTTTAACGAACTCGCGCGAATTTGCGGCTACAACCTTGCCGCAGAAGGGGTACAGATCATTGAATTCGCCCAAAGTGGGCTGAAACCACTGATCAAAGTGGCACGCCATTTTGGCATAGAATGGCATATGATCGCCGACGGTGATATGGCCGGAAAAAAATACGCGGATACGGTCAGGAACATTCTCGGCAACGAGGCTGAGCGCCATCGGTTAACCATCTTGCCTAAAAGAGACATCGAGCACTTTCTTTTTTTCAACGGGTTCGAGCCGCTATTTCGTGATTTGGCCAATGTCCCCATCGAATCTCCAGTGACGCCCAAGAAAATCATTCAGCGCGCATTGAAGCGCCATGCCAAACCCGACGTCGCCCTGGCAATGATTAACTTCATTGAACAAGAGAACATCGACAATATCCCAATATTATTGCGCTGGATCCTTAAACGTATCGTCGCTATGTCGAGGGGGCAGAGCTAA
- a CDS encoding VOC family protein, whose product MAKIIHSMVRVGDLDKSLKFYKEALDLDVAEQLDFEGFSLVYLRNEENDMELELTWNEGTEVYTHGSGYGHIAVAVDELEAEHQKLTELGYEPAEIKEFFRDGQLLAKFFFVQDPDGYKIEFLQRHGRYQ is encoded by the coding sequence ATGGCGAAAATTATTCACTCAATGGTACGCGTTGGTGATTTGGATAAATCATTGAAATTCTACAAAGAAGCATTGGATCTGGATGTCGCAGAGCAGTTGGATTTCGAAGGGTTTAGCTTGGTGTACCTTCGCAATGAAGAGAATGATATGGAGCTGGAGTTGACCTGGAATGAAGGAACAGAGGTTTACACCCATGGCAGCGGTTACGGTCATATTGCTGTTGCAGTTGACGAACTTGAAGCTGAGCATCAAAAATTGACCGAACTTGGCTATGAGCCTGCTGAAATCAAAGAGTTTTTCCGAGATGGCCAGTTGCTAGCGAAGTTTTTCTTCGTGCAAGATCCAGATGGTTACAAGATTGAGTTCCTGCAGCGACATGGCCGTTACCAGTAA